A segment of the Plasmodium cynomolgi strain B DNA, scaffold: 0146, whole genome shotgun sequence genome:
tCTTATGTCACTGatcctatttttaaaaagaaaagcttAAGATGCCAACAGCCCGCATTTAGTCCACACTTAAACGACAAATATTCAACTGTAGGGCCTGTAAATATGGAAAATACCGATGTgtcaaaattaaaaggtaAAGAATTAACTTTCAGCGGAAATTCAGTAAAAGTATTTTTAATATCTAATCCAAAACTAAGAATAACAGGACAAACAGGAAATGATACTGCTCCAGCAACTTCAGAATTTACGACCGGAGAACATTACACACTTTTTCCAGAAGTCACGGGGGATGCTCGTAAATATTATCTCAAAGAAGCAGAAACGGCTTGTATCAATAGAAAACCGGGAGAGGAAATGCCAGAATACTGTAAAAGGTCCAAACAGTATAGAGACATGATAAATCGAGTAAATTTAGTACCTGAAAAACCTATTGAGGAAATGGACGGGCAAAATGTGGATGATAATGTTTCTGTTGTGCATTTTTCACACCCAAATGAGATATTAAAAATCTTCCCTTTCGTACTGGAGTAGTAATTCTTGCGGCTTTGGGGACAGTTACCATGTTCTACTTATACT
Coding sequences within it:
- a CDS encoding hypothetical protein (putative), giving the protein MKYLYEYFKNYEYIKNEIKCENGHRHKFVQYLKNISILYNKHKEEEECCSWDCDESYDPKELLSALESDEITCNNIKSKAGIEKTTEVTLGDAKSENNMYIKYMLCSYVTDPIFKKKSLRCQQPAFSPHLNDKYSTVGPVNMENTDVSKLKGKELTFSGNSVKVFLISNPKLRITGQTGNDTAPATSEFTTGEHYTLFPEVTGDARKYYLKEAETACINRKPGEEMPEYCKRSKQYRDMINRVNLVPEKPIEEMDGQNVDDNVSVVHFSHPNEILKIFPFVLE